Proteins from one Pirellulales bacterium genomic window:
- the frr gene encoding ribosome recycling factor: MSADDILLDVEERMDKAIDVLKHSLTGIRTGRANPGLVDSLRVEAYGSPVPMKQLASVGVPPDQPSQIVIRPFDPGTLKDIEKAIQASGLGFNPMSDGRVLRLNVPPLSGEVRRKMVGRIKELTEEAKVAIRNVRRDGNKDADQAEKDKKMSEDDSKGLKEEIQELTKKYESRANELARSREAEVMEE; encoded by the coding sequence ATGAGCGCCGACGATATTTTGCTGGACGTCGAAGAACGGATGGACAAAGCGATCGACGTGCTGAAACACTCGCTGACCGGCATTCGCACCGGCCGCGCTAACCCTGGCCTGGTCGATTCGCTGCGGGTCGAAGCCTACGGCTCGCCCGTTCCGATGAAGCAACTGGCCAGCGTCGGCGTGCCTCCGGACCAGCCCTCGCAAATCGTGATTCGCCCTTTCGACCCAGGCACGCTCAAGGACATTGAAAAGGCGATCCAAGCCAGTGGGCTGGGCTTCAATCCTATGAGCGACGGTCGCGTGCTGCGCCTGAACGTACCGCCGCTATCGGGCGAAGTGCGTCGCAAGATGGTGGGCCGCATCAAGGAGCTGACCGAAGAGGCCAAGGTCGCGATCCGCAACGTCCGCCGCGACGGCAACAAGGACGCCGACCAGGCCGAAAAGGACAAGAAAATGTCCGAGGATGATTCCAAAGGTCTCAAGGAAGAGATTCAAGAGCTCACCAAGAAGTACGAATCCCGCGCCAACGAACTAGCCCGCTCGCGCGAAGCTGAAGTCATGGAAGAGTAA
- a CDS encoding glycerophosphodiester phosphodiesterase family protein → MTIVTPIAGVMRMSRVAVVAHRGASRVAPENTLPAFEAAVRLGVDMVELDYLHTADGVPVAFHDEELDRLTNARTFWGGEKIPLATKTLAELKMLDAGSWFAPQFAGTRIPTLEEAINAILPGSLPLIERKSGDAATFVELIERKHCAARVAVMAFDWDFLRECHRLAPHLTLGALGEHDLTASQLDEITSFGAKFVGWNNEHLTKSFIDAIHERGLRASVWTVDDPRRAEELIGQGINMITSNLPDVIKRVVSATRPH, encoded by the coding sequence ATGACTATTGTCACTCCCATCGCCGGCGTGATGCGGATGTCTCGGGTGGCCGTTGTGGCGCATCGCGGGGCTAGTCGCGTTGCCCCGGAGAATACGCTGCCCGCCTTCGAGGCCGCCGTGCGATTGGGCGTCGACATGGTCGAGCTCGATTATCTGCACACGGCTGACGGCGTGCCCGTTGCTTTTCACGACGAAGAACTGGATCGGCTGACGAACGCCCGCACCTTCTGGGGCGGTGAAAAGATCCCGCTAGCCACGAAGACCCTGGCGGAGCTAAAAATGCTCGACGCTGGCAGTTGGTTTGCGCCGCAGTTCGCCGGCACGCGCATTCCCACGCTCGAAGAAGCAATCAACGCGATCCTGCCCGGCTCGCTTCCCTTGATCGAACGCAAGTCGGGGGACGCCGCGACGTTCGTCGAGTTGATCGAGCGCAAGCACTGCGCGGCCCGTGTGGCGGTGATGGCCTTCGATTGGGATTTTCTGCGCGAGTGCCATCGGCTGGCGCCGCACCTGACGCTCGGGGCCCTTGGCGAGCACGATTTGACCGCCAGCCAACTCGACGAAATTACATCGTTCGGCGCGAAGTTCGTCGGCTGGAACAACGAGCATCTCACCAAATCGTTCATCGACGCCATTCACGAGCGCGGGCTGCGCGCATCGGTCTGGACCGTCGACGACCCGCGGCGGGCCGAAGAATTGATCGGCCAGGGCATCAACATGATCACAAGCAACCTGCCCGACGTGATCAAACGCGTGGTATCCGCGACGCGCCCGCACTAG
- the pyrH gene encoding UMP kinase, whose protein sequence is MSDVPPSYKRVVLKLSGESFSHAGERGISMEAVVHIAEQTAKAAARGVQIAIVIGGGNILRGAQFASASARIQEATSHYMGMLATVINGLALQDALESVGCATRLSSAIRMDGVAEPYIRRRATRHLEKGRIVILACGTGSPFVTTDTAAAQRALELDADILLKATRVDGVYSDDPEKNPHAVLYSELTYHAVREQNLRVMDSTAITQCMEHDMPIKVFNFRKEGNIVRAVSGEKIGTLIRSKVAEAR, encoded by the coding sequence ATGTCCGACGTTCCGCCGAGTTACAAGCGCGTCGTGTTGAAGCTCTCGGGCGAGAGTTTCAGCCACGCCGGAGAACGCGGGATCAGCATGGAGGCAGTCGTCCACATCGCGGAGCAAACTGCGAAGGCCGCCGCACGTGGCGTGCAGATTGCGATCGTGATCGGCGGCGGCAATATTCTGCGCGGCGCGCAGTTCGCCTCGGCCAGTGCGCGCATCCAGGAAGCCACGAGCCATTACATGGGCATGCTGGCCACGGTCATCAACGGCCTGGCCCTGCAGGACGCCTTGGAATCGGTCGGCTGCGCCACGCGGCTCTCGTCGGCCATCCGCATGGACGGCGTCGCCGAGCCCTACATCCGCCGTCGTGCCACCCGGCACCTGGAAAAGGGTCGGATCGTGATCCTTGCCTGCGGCACCGGCAGCCCGTTCGTTACGACCGATACCGCGGCCGCGCAGCGGGCTTTGGAGTTGGACGCCGATATCCTGCTCAAGGCCACCCGCGTCGACGGTGTCTACAGCGACGACCCGGAAAAGAACCCGCACGCCGTGCTCTACAGCGAGTTGACCTACCACGCCGTTCGCGAACAGAATTTGCGCGTGATGGATTCGACCGCGATCACGCAGTGCATGGAACACGACATGCCGATCAAGGTCTTCAACTTCCGCAAGGAAGGAAACATCGTGCGTGCCGTCAGTGGCGAAAAGATTGGAACCCTGATCCGCAGCAAAGTCGCCGAAGCACGATAG